CAGATAAAATCAACATAATACTGTAATCTTGTGCAAACAAATTCCTGTATGGATCATACtttttcttctccaatttcatAATCTTTTATACTGCAATGGAACCTCTTGTTAAAATAACAAGATGGGGCATTAAGTATAAAAATAAGTTTGACGAGCTTGGATGTCAAACagtagaaagaaaaagagtacCTTGTGGGGCAGACCACTGTGGAAAAGTTTTCCGGTTACATGAAGTTTCCACGGTATACTGCCACCAGTACCAATGCATGGTTGTTTATCTGCTGTGTCAATCCAGAATCTATATAGAGAAATcaacaatacaaataaattcaCTATGTCTCTGCAATGAAACTTGATACCATAGCATACAGTTACTTACAGAGGGCCTTGCTTTAACTTATCAAGCAATCCATCCTTCACTAATGCATCCACACCAACCCCAGGGATAGATGAGTTCTCTTCACTGGCTATGAAAACAGCAACCACCGTGGATTTCAACTGTGGCTTTGTCTCCCCAAGCCGTCTCATAAGCTCGGATACAAGAGCCACGTGACCTAAACAATCAGTAGTTCCACGTCCTCGAAGTTTATCACCATCGATGCTCAATGAAAAGGGATCAAATTCCTGAATACAGAATTGTTTTACCCTTATATGAGAGATCATTATCATTGCCGACTTATAAAGGAGcataatttacaaaaaaaaaataacttctcaaattttgaACTTTGATGTTATGCTTTCTCTCTACACTTCAGTCAAGATTCTAATACTTTCTTCCACCACTATAAGCATAATGCTTAAGCCAGATCAACACCAACAAACTCCCCTATTAGGTATCCACTCAAACAccaacatataaaaataaagcaaagtAGCATAAACTTTACCACCctaagcaacaaaaaaaaaaaaaaagcaaccgACTTTACATAGtaaattcaaaatatcaaaaagggGTAACAAAATAATTGCATACCCAATCATCAGGGTTGGCAGTGACAACATCCATATGCATTCCAACAAAAGACAAGATTTTTCCGGGCTGAGTACCCGGGTACTCCACAATAAGATTACCCCTATTAGGCTTATAAGTAACATGATTGATGATCAGTGGTCCGCCGCCGGTGGTGGTGCTATAAGGAAGAAGTGTATCAAGAACGTGATTCACAATCCTGTCTTCCTCCGGGATAAGCTCCGGCGGATTGTTCTGTACATATTTAGACTCGCCGATCAGTTTCCCCAAAAGGGTTACGAATGAATCCTTGTTTAGATCGCCCAAAATCTGCTTTACAGAAGCTGAAGTAGCCATTGTAGTAGTGAGCTGATGCCTTATTTTCGGAATAGAGCAAACCTAGGGGAAGAATTTTGACGTTTTAACAAGTCCTATTTTTCATTAGTTATAACAACTAGTACCCAATTGACTTTATTAATCCATCTTGTTCATATGTAAATGGAATCCCTcagtttcattttattttggcctacttttttggatatttcattttaatttttcatagcAAATTAAAGATTCTTTTTAAGTTTCTTTGTATAATTCTTAGTATTAATTACAATAACAGCATTTCTCGTATAGTCC
This genomic stretch from Solanum stenotomum isolate F172 chromosome 10, ASM1918654v1, whole genome shotgun sequence harbors:
- the LOC125878518 gene encoding acetylornithine deacetylase-like → MATSASVKQILGDLNKDSFVTLLGKLIGESKYVQNNPPELIPEEDRIVNHVLDTLLPYSTTTGGGPLIINHVTYKPNRGNLIVEYPGTQPGKILSFVGMHMDVVTANPDDWEFDPFSLSIDGDKLRGRGTTDCLGHVALVSELMRRLGETKPQLKSTVVAVFIASEENSSIPGVGVDALVKDGLLDKLKQGPLFWIDTADKQPCIGTGGSIPWKLHVTGKLFHSGLPHKAINPLELAMEALKEIQSRFYRDFPAHPKEQVYEFATPSTMKPTQWFYPGGGINQIPGECTVSGDVRLTPFYNVSDAMKKLQEYVDDLNANIEKLDGRGPVSKYVLPDENLRGRIAISFDEASSGVACDLNSRGFHVLCKATKEEVGHVKPYSITGTLPLIRDLQDEGFDVQTSGYGLMATYHAKNEYCLLSDMCQGYRVFASIIAQLED